A single window of Leptolyngbya ohadii IS1 DNA harbors:
- a CDS encoding GNAT family N-acetyltransferase, whose translation MEIVTKRFLLRDFVESDRSPFLSYQADPRSQIFYEPSAASPENSTRLFETFCTWATEHPRLNYQLAIVQRREPYVLVGCCGLRGKDYDAGEMELGIELAPDYWGRYAYAIEVGRALLDFGFRELGLDEISGSTVSANVRIARLAEWIGAEVVAIRPGSAWMSERSWSEVDWRITREQWDRRTTV comes from the coding sequence ATGGAAATCGTAACCAAAAGATTTCTGCTACGTGATTTCGTTGAGTCAGATCGATCGCCATTCCTGAGCTATCAAGCTGACCCTCGTAGCCAGATCTTTTACGAACCCAGTGCAGCCAGTCCCGAAAATTCAACCCGTTTGTTTGAGACATTTTGTACATGGGCTACTGAGCATCCTCGACTCAACTACCAACTTGCGATCGTGCAACGGCGTGAACCTTACGTGCTCGTCGGCTGCTGCGGACTACGGGGAAAGGATTATGATGCGGGTGAGATGGAACTGGGGATCGAGCTTGCACCAGACTATTGGGGGCGATATGCATACGCGATCGAGGTTGGACGCGCCCTGCTCGACTTCGGGTTTAGGGAACTAGGGCTAGACGAGATCTCTGGCTCCACTGTAAGTGCAAACGTACGGATTGCTCGGTTGGCAGAGTGGATAGGAGCAGAAGTAGTTGCCATCCGTCCGGGTTCCGCATGGATGTCTGAACGAAGTTGGAGTGAGGTAGATTGGCGAATCACGAGAGAGCAATGGGATCGTCGCACCACTGTATAA
- a CDS encoding BrnT family toxin → MVYQWNRDKAAANLRKHGIDFADAVSVFSDDLAITIPDERFDEERFITIGVDALARILVVVYTMRDDAAILSMAIQLVLGGMSSSSPSSMKVSR, encoded by the coding sequence ATGGTTTACCAATGGAATCGAGACAAGGCAGCAGCCAATCTCCGTAAGCATGGTATTGACTTTGCCGATGCAGTGTCCGTTTTCTCGGATGATCTGGCAATTACTATTCCAGATGAACGATTTGATGAAGAACGGTTTATCACGATCGGTGTTGATGCACTTGCACGAATTTTGGTAGTAGTCTACACGATGCGGGACGATGCAGCAATTCTCAGTATGGCGATTCAACTGGTATTGGGCGGAATGTCTAGCTCTAGCCCTTCGAGCATGAAGGTGAGCAGATGA
- a CDS encoding transposase translates to MVGSFRQRLSSLPDKRTGKNTRYGMEDAALSAFSVFFTQTPSFLAYQRMMEGSKGKSNAQSLFGVHQIPSDNQIRDLLDSVAPEHVFPVFEEILQGLEQQGQLADFRSTADTLLIALDGTEYFSSSQIHCANCSKRTLKSGETHYFHSVITPVIVCPGQSHVIPLVPEFIVPQDGHDKQDCENAAAKRWLAQQGQRWSGLNVTVLGDDLYCRQPLCQQLLDQQFNFILVCRPESHTTLYEHLAGIALPTVTTKRWTGKVEETYTYRYLNSVPLRDSEDALLVNWCEVTVSRPDGKVTYQNSFATNHSLSNENVAQIVLAGRTRWKVENENNNTLKTKGYNLEHNFGHGKQHLSSLLATLNILSLLFHTLLELLDQKYKLLRSHLPTRKTFFDDLRALTRYMYFDSWDHLLTFMLEGLELDIPPNTS, encoded by the coding sequence ATAGTCGGTTCTTTTCGCCAGCGACTGTCCTCGCTACCGGACAAACGGACTGGCAAGAATACTCGCTATGGAATGGAAGATGCAGCTTTAAGCGCGTTTAGCGTGTTTTTCACCCAGACCCCTTCATTTCTGGCATATCAGCGGATGATGGAGGGCAGCAAAGGCAAAAGCAATGCTCAAAGCCTGTTTGGTGTCCATCAGATTCCCAGCGACAACCAAATCCGGGACTTGTTAGATTCGGTAGCACCTGAGCACGTGTTTCCGGTGTTTGAGGAAATCTTGCAGGGGTTAGAGCAGCAGGGGCAGTTAGCGGACTTCCGCTCTACTGCGGATACTCTGTTGATTGCCTTGGATGGCACCGAATACTTCAGTTCAAGCCAAATTCACTGCGCTAACTGTTCAAAGCGCACGCTGAAGTCGGGAGAAACTCACTACTTCCATAGCGTTATCACGCCGGTCATCGTCTGTCCGGGACAGAGCCACGTGATCCCCTTGGTTCCTGAGTTCATCGTGCCGCAGGATGGACATGACAAGCAGGACTGTGAGAATGCCGCCGCGAAACGCTGGTTGGCGCAGCAGGGGCAACGCTGGAGTGGCTTGAACGTCACTGTTCTAGGGGACGACCTTTATTGCCGCCAGCCCTTATGCCAGCAGCTTTTAGACCAGCAGTTCAACTTTATCCTGGTGTGTCGTCCCGAATCCCACACCACCCTCTATGAGCATCTTGCAGGCATTGCTCTGCCAACCGTCACGACCAAGCGGTGGACCGGGAAAGTTGAGGAGACCTATACCTACCGCTATCTCAACTCAGTGCCTCTAAGAGATAGCGAGGATGCTTTGTTGGTTAACTGGTGTGAGGTCACAGTCAGTCGTCCTGACGGCAAGGTGACGTATCAGAATTCGTTTGCCACCAATCACTCTCTGAGCAATGAAAACGTAGCCCAGATCGTTCTGGCAGGGCGTACCCGTTGGAAGGTCGAAAACGAGAATAACAACACGCTTAAGACTAAGGGCTACAATCTGGAACACAATTTCGGGCACGGGAAACAGCACCTCTCCTCACTGCTTGCGACCCTGAATATCCTGTCCCTGCTATTCCACACGTTGTTGGAGTTGCTCGACCAGAAGTACAAGCTGCTGCGATCTCACTTGCCGACACGTAAGACCTTTTTTGATGACTTGCGGGCGTTAACCCGTTACATGTATTTCGACAGTTGGGATCATCTGCTCACCTTCATGCTCGAAGGGCTAGAGCTAGACATTCCGCCCAATACCAGTTGA
- a CDS encoding BrnA antitoxin family protein: MEAEYDFSQGKRGAIDPTPPGKTRITIRLDDEVLEWFREQAHCAGGGNYQTMINEALRQHIHQSREPLEETLRRVVREELERIER; this comes from the coding sequence ATGGAAGCTGAATATGATTTTAGTCAGGGTAAACGAGGAGCGATCGATCCTACACCCCCTGGAAAAACGCGCATCACTATCCGGTTAGATGACGAAGTTTTGGAATGGTTTCGTGAACAAGCTCATTGTGCAGGCGGAGGAAATTATCAAACGATGATTAACGAAGCTTTACGTCAGCACATTCATCAAAGCCGCGAACCTTTAGAGGAAACGCTACGCAGAGTTGTAAGGGAAGAACTTGAACGTATTGAGCGGTGA
- a CDS encoding clan AA aspartic protease, with the protein MRREATLPLVIGNSSGQREVIDTVIDTGFDGFLSLPSEIIIRFGLPWTISNAATLGDGSEIVFDFYTGQVIWDGQYRTIDIAASETEPLLGMAMLYGYRLQVDNIEGGRVAIEEL; encoded by the coding sequence GTGCGTCGTGAAGCAACGCTTCCCCTGGTAATTGGCAACTCATCTGGACAACGAGAAGTCATCGATACCGTAATAGACACTGGATTTGATGGGTTTCTATCTTTGCCATCGGAAATTATCATTCGCTTTGGGTTGCCTTGGACAATTTCCAATGCGGCAACTCTGGGCGATGGCAGTGAAATCGTGTTTGATTTTTACACTGGACAAGTGATTTGGGATGGGCAATACCGCACGATCGATATTGCGGCATCAGAGACAGAACCCCTGCTAGGAATGGCAATGCTCTATGGTTATCGATTGCAGGTTGATAATATTGAGGGTGGCAGGGTTGCGATCGAAGAGTTGTGA
- the pruA gene encoding L-glutamate gamma-semialdehyde dehydrogenase: MVLQASQGTDNRYESLTQTIAKQLLSATRQNRSVFAQLRDQMRWDDKLLGWAMENPGLRVQLFRFIDCLPALRSKAEIARHMQEYLGQENVELPAALKGMLGFAAPDSLPGQMAATTVSTAVETLAHKYISGETIKQVIKTIEQLRKEKMTFTVDLLGEAVITEAEAQSYLQRYLDLMEELTEASKRWSTVEQIDRADGEELPKVQVSVKLTAFYSQFDPLDEKGSQEKVTERARTLLRRAGELGASVHFDMEQYQYKDITIAILKQLLMEPEFRDRSNIGVTLQAYLKDTEEDLRGWIEWAKQRGKPITIRLVKGAYWDQETIKANQHEWDVPVYSHKISTDANFEKLTRILLENHEYLNAAIGSHNVRSQAFAMAIARELNIPRKRVELQVLYGMADKLAKALVDQGFRVRVYCPYGELIPGMAYLIRRLLENTANTSFLRQNLEERPIEELLAPPNFADENGAAIKNGKFHNAPDTDYAIVEKRDAALDAVQSVRQQLGKSYLPLINGDRVNTLETFNSLNPSNPSEIIGQVGLASTEQAELAIQAAKAAFPAWKKTPARQRANILRKAADLMEQRRTELAGWMVLETGKPLGQADPEISEAIDFCRFYADEMERLDRGTNYDVVGETNRYHYQPRGISLIISPWNFPLAIPTGMTVASLVAGNCTILKPAEPSSVIAAKLAEILVEAGMPKGVFQYVPCKGSTTAAYMVKHPDVHMITFTGSQEVGCWIYREAANLQPGQKHLKRVVAEMGGKNAIIVDESADLDQAVAGVVYSAFGYSGQKCSACSRVIVMEPIYETFVNRLIEATRSLNVGAAESPSTQVGPVIDASAQKRIREYIEKGKQESTLALELASPEPGYFVGPVIFTDVSPTSTIAQEEIFGPVLAVMKAQTFDQAIDYANGTNFALTGGLYSRTPSHIAKAEADFEVGNLYINRHITGAIVARQPFGGFKLSGVGSKAGGPDYLLQFLEPRHISENIQRQGFAPIEGAEQ; the protein is encoded by the coding sequence GTGGTTTTACAAGCTTCTCAGGGAACCGATAATCGCTACGAGTCCTTAACCCAGACGATCGCCAAACAGTTGCTTTCGGCAACTCGGCAGAATCGATCGGTCTTTGCCCAGCTCCGTGATCAGATGCGCTGGGACGATAAGCTGCTGGGCTGGGCGATGGAGAATCCCGGTTTGCGGGTGCAGCTATTCCGCTTCATTGACTGTTTGCCCGCGCTCCGAAGTAAGGCAGAAATTGCGCGGCACATGCAGGAGTATCTGGGACAGGAAAATGTGGAACTGCCCGCCGCATTGAAGGGAATGCTGGGCTTTGCCGCACCCGATTCGCTTCCCGGACAAATGGCTGCTACGACGGTTTCCACGGCGGTCGAAACGCTGGCGCACAAATACATCTCCGGCGAAACGATCAAGCAGGTGATTAAGACGATCGAGCAGTTGCGGAAGGAGAAAATGACCTTTACCGTCGATCTGCTGGGCGAAGCGGTGATCACGGAAGCCGAAGCGCAGTCCTATCTGCAACGCTACCTGGATCTGATGGAGGAGTTGACGGAAGCCTCCAAGCGGTGGTCTACGGTGGAACAGATCGATCGCGCCGATGGAGAGGAACTGCCCAAAGTTCAGGTGTCCGTGAAGCTGACCGCTTTCTATTCCCAGTTCGATCCGCTGGACGAGAAAGGCAGTCAGGAAAAGGTGACGGAACGGGCGAGAACCCTGCTGCGCCGCGCCGGAGAACTGGGAGCCTCGGTTCACTTCGACATGGAGCAGTACCAGTACAAGGACATCACGATCGCCATCCTGAAGCAGCTTTTGATGGAGCCGGAATTCCGCGATCGCAGCAACATCGGCGTGACGCTCCAGGCATACCTCAAGGATACGGAGGAAGACCTGCGCGGCTGGATCGAGTGGGCAAAACAGCGGGGCAAACCGATTACGATCCGTCTGGTGAAAGGCGCGTACTGGGATCAGGAAACGATTAAGGCAAATCAGCACGAATGGGATGTGCCCGTCTACTCGCACAAGATTTCTACCGACGCAAACTTTGAGAAACTGACGCGCATCCTGCTGGAAAATCACGAATATCTGAATGCGGCGATCGGCTCCCACAACGTCAGATCTCAGGCATTTGCAATGGCGATCGCCCGTGAGCTGAACATTCCCCGCAAGCGGGTCGAACTGCAAGTGCTGTACGGCATGGCGGATAAGCTGGCGAAAGCGTTGGTGGATCAGGGTTTCCGGGTGCGGGTCTACTGTCCCTACGGCGAACTGATTCCCGGCATGGCATACCTGATTCGTCGTCTGCTGGAGAATACGGCTAACACCTCTTTCCTGCGGCAAAACCTGGAGGAACGCCCGATCGAGGAGCTGCTTGCGCCGCCGAATTTTGCAGATGAAAACGGGGCAGCAATCAAAAACGGCAAATTCCATAACGCGCCGGATACAGACTATGCGATCGTCGAAAAACGCGATGCGGCGTTAGATGCAGTCCAATCAGTCCGTCAGCAGTTGGGTAAGAGCTATCTGCCGTTAATTAATGGCGATCGGGTCAACACCCTGGAAACCTTTAACTCCCTGAATCCCTCCAATCCGTCTGAGATTATCGGACAGGTGGGACTTGCCAGCACGGAACAGGCAGAACTGGCAATCCAGGCGGCAAAGGCAGCATTCCCGGCATGGAAGAAAACTCCCGCAAGACAACGCGCCAACATTCTCCGTAAAGCAGCGGATTTGATGGAGCAGCGGCGGACGGAGTTAGCAGGCTGGATGGTGCTGGAAACCGGGAAGCCACTGGGTCAGGCAGACCCCGAAATTTCTGAGGCGATCGACTTCTGCCGTTTCTATGCGGACGAAATGGAAAGACTCGATCGGGGCACGAACTACGATGTCGTCGGCGAAACCAACCGCTACCACTACCAACCGCGCGGCATTTCCCTGATTATCTCCCCCTGGAACTTCCCCCTGGCGATTCCCACTGGGATGACCGTTGCCTCCCTCGTGGCGGGGAACTGCACGATCCTCAAGCCTGCGGAACCATCTTCCGTGATTGCGGCAAAGCTAGCGGAAATTCTGGTCGAGGCAGGAATGCCCAAAGGCGTGTTCCAGTATGTGCCCTGTAAGGGTTCGACGACCGCCGCCTACATGGTGAAACATCCCGACGTTCACATGATCACCTTTACCGGATCGCAGGAGGTCGGCTGCTGGATCTACCGCGAGGCAGCAAACCTTCAGCCCGGACAGAAGCACCTGAAGCGCGTGGTCGCAGAGATGGGCGGCAAGAATGCCATCATTGTGGATGAAAGTGCCGATCTGGATCAGGCGGTGGCAGGCGTGGTTTACTCTGCGTTTGGCTACAGCGGTCAGAAATGCTCTGCCTGTTCGCGGGTAATCGTGATGGAGCCGATCTACGAGACGTTCGTGAATCGTCTGATTGAGGCAACGCGATCGCTCAACGTCGGAGCCGCCGAATCCCCCAGCACCCAGGTCGGACCCGTGATCGATGCCTCGGCACAGAAGCGCATCCGCGAGTACATCGAGAAGGGCAAACAGGAATCGACCCTTGCCCTGGAACTGGCCTCCCCTGAACCGGGCTACTTTGTTGGACCCGTCATCTTCACGGACGTTTCGCCCACCAGCACGATCGCCCAGGAAGAAATCTTCGGACCCGTCCTGGCAGTGATGAAGGCACAAACCTTCGATCAGGCGATCGACTATGCCAACGGCACAAACTTTGCGCTCACGGGCGGACTCTACTCCCGCACCCCGTCCCACATCGCCAAAGCCGAAGCCGATTTCGAGGTGGGCAACCTGTACATCAACCGTCACATCACCGGGGCGATCGTGGCACGTCAGCCCTTCGGCGGCTTCAAACTCTCCGGCGTAGGCTCCAAAGCAGGCGGACCCGACTACCTGCTGCAATTCCTCGAACCCCGCCACATCAGCGAAAACATCCAGCGTCAGGGATTTGCCCCGATCGAGGGTGCGGAACAATAG
- a CDS encoding ATP-dependent nuclease produces MPFQSEIRPSQVNDLLEKVQNKNYGKYLLKISIEKARAFQGRSINFDFPVTAIVGINGGGKTTVLGAAACAYKTVKPSLFFAKSGRFDSSMQNWKFEYELIDKQIKSSDTVRRTAKFARSKWSREWTVDGIKENERTVAVFGVSRTVPANERPELQRCASNSFDVDPEFIDEISSGVAGAVASILDKDISAFSFLRVDTRGRVTLLAGQTSVGDSYSEFHFGAGESSVIRMAIKLETIPENSLVLIEEIENGLHPVATVRMVEYLIDLALRRKIQVIFTTHSNDALKPLPDKAIWAAANGNLYQGKLDIASLRAISGQIDSQLVVFVEDSFARTWVEEILRSLPGVAMDAVSVHPMEGDGTAVTVHRGRKLDPSVSQPSVCLIDGDSKQQDSPTDSIYRLPGQSPESYIYDKVAEKLDEISGELAVALLRPYEEEAKVAEIIRSVRNTNRDPHLLYSQVGKRLGLIPEARVREAFITLWARTFPDEVKSITQPFIDKIPLESNEISIAI; encoded by the coding sequence GTGCCGTTCCAAAGTGAAATTAGACCTTCTCAAGTCAATGACCTTCTTGAGAAGGTTCAGAACAAAAATTATGGTAAGTATTTACTTAAGATATCCATTGAGAAGGCACGAGCTTTTCAAGGAAGATCGATAAATTTTGATTTTCCTGTAACGGCTATCGTAGGGATAAATGGCGGCGGCAAGACAACAGTATTAGGTGCGGCGGCCTGTGCATATAAAACAGTTAAGCCATCATTGTTTTTTGCAAAAAGTGGTCGATTTGATTCAAGTATGCAGAACTGGAAATTTGAGTATGAGTTGATAGATAAACAAATAAAGTCGTCAGATACTGTTCGACGTACCGCTAAATTTGCTCGTTCTAAATGGTCACGTGAATGGACAGTCGATGGAATTAAGGAAAATGAAAGGACAGTAGCTGTATTTGGTGTATCTCGTACTGTGCCAGCAAATGAACGTCCAGAACTTCAGCGATGTGCATCTAATTCTTTTGATGTAGATCCAGAGTTTATTGATGAAATTAGTTCAGGTGTTGCAGGAGCAGTAGCCAGTATTCTCGATAAGGATATATCTGCATTCTCATTTCTGCGTGTGGATACTCGCGGTCGCGTTACGCTACTTGCTGGACAAACTTCAGTAGGAGATTCATACTCCGAGTTCCATTTTGGTGCTGGAGAATCCAGTGTAATTCGTATGGCAATTAAATTAGAAACCATACCAGAGAATTCACTCGTACTTATTGAAGAGATAGAGAACGGGCTTCATCCTGTTGCAACTGTTCGTATGGTTGAATACTTAATTGATTTAGCTCTACGAAGAAAAATTCAGGTTATTTTTACTACGCATTCAAATGATGCGCTTAAGCCATTGCCTGACAAAGCAATATGGGCAGCCGCAAATGGCAATTTATATCAGGGTAAGCTAGATATTGCTTCTCTCCGTGCAATCAGTGGTCAAATAGATTCTCAGCTTGTTGTATTTGTTGAAGATAGTTTTGCTCGAACTTGGGTAGAAGAAATTCTACGTTCTCTGCCGGGAGTGGCTATGGATGCTGTTAGCGTTCATCCAATGGAAGGAGATGGGACGGCAGTGACTGTACATCGGGGGCGCAAACTTGATCCTAGTGTATCGCAACCCTCCGTTTGTCTAATTGATGGTGATTCCAAACAACAAGACTCCCCAACAGACTCTATATATAGACTTCCAGGGCAAAGCCCAGAATCCTACATCTACGACAAAGTGGCGGAGAAACTGGATGAAATATCGGGAGAACTAGCTGTTGCTTTATTGCGTCCTTATGAAGAAGAAGCAAAAGTTGCGGAGATTATTCGGAGTGTGCGTAACACAAACCGAGATCCTCACTTACTCTACTCACAGGTAGGTAAAAGGCTTGGGCTTATTCCAGAAGCGAGGGTAAGAGAAGCATTCATTACTCTCTGGGCGCGTACATTTCCGGATGAAGTGAAGTCTATTACACAACCATTCATAGATAAAATTCCTCTAGAAAGCAATGAGATAAGCATTGCCATATAA
- a CDS encoding adenosine deaminase, translating to MPKFSRLSLFLGILTSSACIASGVSAQVASPSLQSLTQREAQTAAWFDANRDRPPALRAFVQRMPKGGDIHSHLAGAVYAEHYLEWAAADGYCIDPETEVLVEPSACSQDSDYIPASELLNRTSVYDAVINRWSTRYLEFAGQPGHDQFFEAFAGFDAISSSPTRLDDMVAEVANRAASQHINYLELMMTVQGSAARQLGREVGWNGDFAGTQRQLMERGLMDLVAKGSQQFAELTQQVTNTMGCGTPSAQPGCSVTVHFLQQTSRTRSPAEVFAQFVYAFELAKADPSVVGINLVAPEDHPIALRDYTLQMQMLQFLSRQNPDVKIALHAGELTLGLVPPDDLRFHIRQAVEVAGADRIGHGVDVLYEDRPFQLLEEMKRRGVLVEICLTSNEVILNVEGEEHPFREYWAAGVPMALATDDEGISRIDLSNEYLLAATRYELGYRDLKRLARNSLEYSFAEGESLWQSPEFKAVVPACANDVPGFNSLSPSCSAFLQENDRARNQWQLESEFTRFETLQNWL from the coding sequence ATGCCCAAGTTCTCCCGTCTGTCGCTGTTTCTCGGAATTTTAACCAGCTCTGCCTGTATTGCTTCTGGCGTATCCGCTCAAGTCGCGTCCCCCTCTCTGCAATCTCTGACTCAGCGTGAAGCCCAGACTGCGGCATGGTTTGATGCTAATCGCGATCGTCCCCCAGCGCTCCGGGCTTTTGTGCAGCGAATGCCAAAGGGCGGGGATATTCACAGCCACTTAGCAGGTGCGGTCTATGCCGAACATTATCTAGAGTGGGCTGCGGCAGACGGTTACTGTATTGACCCTGAAACAGAAGTGCTGGTGGAGCCGAGTGCCTGTAGTCAGGACAGCGATTACATCCCAGCCTCGGAACTGCTGAACCGGACTTCTGTGTATGATGCGGTGATTAACCGCTGGTCTACGCGCTATCTGGAGTTTGCCGGACAGCCCGGACATGACCAGTTTTTCGAGGCATTTGCGGGATTTGATGCCATCTCCAGTTCACCCACCCGTTTAGACGATATGGTTGCAGAGGTGGCAAATCGGGCAGCTTCCCAGCACATTAACTATCTGGAACTGATGATGACCGTCCAGGGCAGTGCGGCGCGGCAATTGGGTCGAGAGGTCGGCTGGAACGGAGATTTTGCCGGAACACAGCGGCAGTTGATGGAACGGGGATTGATGGATCTGGTGGCAAAAGGGAGCCAGCAGTTTGCGGAGCTAACCCAGCAGGTCACAAATACAATGGGCTGCGGCACACCCTCTGCCCAGCCAGGCTGTAGCGTCACAGTCCACTTTTTGCAGCAAACCAGCCGCACCCGATCGCCCGCTGAAGTGTTTGCCCAGTTTGTCTATGCGTTTGAGCTAGCGAAGGCAGACCCCTCGGTGGTGGGGATTAATCTGGTTGCACCGGAGGATCACCCGATCGCCCTGCGGGACTATACGCTGCAAATGCAAATGCTGCAATTCCTCAGCCGTCAGAATCCCGATGTCAAAATTGCCCTCCATGCAGGCGAACTAACCCTGGGACTGGTTCCCCCCGATGATCTGCGGTTTCATATTCGTCAGGCGGTGGAAGTGGCGGGAGCCGACCGCATTGGGCATGGGGTAGATGTGCTATATGAGGATCGTCCGTTTCAGCTTTTGGAAGAAATGAAGCGGCGCGGCGTGCTGGTGGAAATTTGCCTGACCAGCAATGAGGTGATTTTGAATGTAGAGGGTGAGGAGCATCCGTTCCGCGAATACTGGGCAGCGGGTGTGCCGATGGCGCTGGCAACGGATGATGAGGGCATTTCCCGGATTGACCTGAGCAACGAGTATCTGTTAGCCGCCACGCGATACGAACTGGGATACCGCGATCTAAAGCGACTGGCACGAAACAGCCTGGAATACAGCTTCGCAGAGGGTGAAAGCCTGTGGCAATCCCCAGAGTTTAAGGCAGTGGTTCCCGCCTGCGCCAATGATGTTCCCGGCTTCAATTCCCTTTCCCCCAGCTGTAGCGCCTTCCTACAGGAAAACGATCGCGCCAGAAACCAGTGGCAGCTTGAATCAGAATTTACCCGATTTGAAACGCTGCAAAACTGGCTTTAG
- a CDS encoding SDR family oxidoreductase, which yields MNGSGEVMRSIQESVIVITGASSGIGRATALMFAQQQAKLVLAARRGEALQDVAETCAAAGATAIAVPTDVTQEEQVQTLAQKAIDTFGRIDVWVNNAAVSLFAKFEDAPADAFRRVIETNLFGYIHGARAAMKQFRQQGSGNLINVASIVGLGAQPYTSAYVISKHGIRAMAECLRMELHLDNASNIHVCTVLPATIDTPIFQQAANYTGRKVKAMDPVYAADDVADAIVGLVKKPQREVIVGTAGYLMALQSTLTPDLYERMMAEQVDQNHLSDQPTIPSEGNLFEPMPEHAKLSGGWKHTGELSEILSSLIPKGGSGE from the coding sequence ATGAACGGGAGTGGGGAAGTTATGCGATCGATTCAGGAATCCGTCATTGTCATCACCGGAGCCTCCAGCGGCATCGGACGCGCTACGGCATTAATGTTTGCCCAGCAGCAAGCCAAACTCGTATTAGCCGCAAGACGGGGAGAGGCTTTGCAGGACGTGGCAGAAACCTGTGCCGCCGCCGGAGCCACTGCGATCGCCGTTCCCACCGATGTGACGCAGGAAGAACAGGTACAAACCCTGGCACAAAAAGCGATCGATACCTTCGGACGAATTGATGTTTGGGTGAACAATGCAGCCGTTTCGCTGTTCGCCAAATTTGAAGACGCTCCCGCTGATGCCTTCCGGCGCGTGATTGAAACCAATCTGTTTGGCTATATCCACGGGGCACGGGCAGCCATGAAACAGTTTCGCCAGCAGGGCAGCGGCAATCTCATTAACGTTGCCTCGATCGTCGGATTAGGCGCACAGCCCTACACCAGTGCCTACGTGATCTCGAAGCACGGCATCCGGGCAATGGCAGAATGTCTGCGAATGGAGCTTCACCTCGACAACGCCTCCAATATTCACGTCTGTACCGTTCTGCCTGCGACGATCGACACCCCCATTTTCCAGCAAGCCGCTAACTACACCGGACGCAAAGTGAAAGCAATGGACCCGGTTTACGCCGCCGATGATGTGGCAGATGCGATCGTCGGTCTGGTGAAAAAGCCACAGCGGGAAGTGATTGTGGGCACGGCTGGCTACCTGATGGCACTGCAAAGCACTCTCACCCCCGATCTATACGAACGGATGATGGCAGAGCAGGTCGATCAAAACCATCTGTCCGATCAGCCCACTATCCCCTCCGAGGGCAACCTGTTTGAACCCATGCCCGAACACGCCAAACTCAGCGGCGGCTGGAAACACACGGGAGAACTGAGCGAAATTCTTAGTAGCCTTATTCCTAAAGGGGGGAGTGGGGAGTAG